From one Nonomuraea polychroma genomic stretch:
- a CDS encoding ABC transporter substrate-binding protein: MGSPPSRLLVSAVVAALLAVAACGSRSPSVEGAPTAETTAKGDKGTLTVGLLNPLTGPFAALGTDVNAGFELYLKSKGGVLSGYGIKVVKEDEGTDPAQGTTKARQLVEQSKAQMVVGLVNSAIAYAVAPYLEQAGVPLLITVAGADGLTRKKGGNTFRVSYTSSQDVMPLGEYTCKTLGHKKAAILGLDYSFGWEAAGGFARAYEDAGCAVIQEIYAPLATQDWGPYVNQIKKDEADVVYVVAPGSDGIRLLKAYRDFGVKLPMVAHGSTVDETTLPTEADTAEGVISSLHYTPQIKSAANDALVAAFTQERKKSANQYADDGWTAGMVLEQALSQINGAPTAENLRAALAKVKVESPRGPVSFDAYGQAVYNIYIRKVEQRDGGWVNSIVSTIPDVNQFFTYGEEKYLTFPGYDKLKGTWAK, encoded by the coding sequence ATGGGATCACCTCCTTCCCGGCTTCTCGTTTCCGCCGTCGTGGCGGCGCTCCTGGCCGTCGCGGCCTGCGGCAGCAGGTCTCCCTCGGTCGAGGGCGCCCCGACCGCCGAGACCACCGCCAAGGGCGACAAGGGCACGCTGACCGTCGGCCTGCTCAACCCGCTGACCGGGCCGTTCGCGGCACTGGGCACGGACGTCAACGCCGGGTTCGAGCTCTACCTCAAGTCCAAGGGCGGGGTGTTGTCCGGGTACGGCATCAAGGTCGTCAAGGAGGACGAGGGCACCGACCCGGCCCAGGGCACCACCAAGGCGCGGCAGCTCGTCGAGCAGAGCAAGGCGCAGATGGTCGTGGGCCTGGTCAACTCGGCGATCGCCTACGCGGTGGCTCCGTACCTGGAGCAGGCCGGCGTCCCGCTGCTCATCACGGTGGCCGGCGCCGACGGGCTCACCAGGAAGAAGGGCGGCAACACCTTCCGGGTGTCGTACACCAGCTCCCAGGACGTCATGCCGCTCGGCGAGTACACCTGCAAGACCCTCGGCCACAAGAAGGCCGCGATCCTCGGGCTCGACTACTCCTTCGGCTGGGAGGCCGCCGGCGGCTTCGCCCGCGCGTACGAGGACGCCGGGTGCGCGGTGATCCAGGAGATCTACGCCCCGCTCGCGACCCAGGACTGGGGGCCGTACGTCAACCAGATCAAGAAGGACGAGGCGGACGTCGTCTATGTCGTGGCGCCGGGCTCGGACGGCATCCGGCTGCTCAAGGCCTACCGCGACTTCGGCGTGAAGCTCCCGATGGTCGCCCACGGATCGACCGTCGACGAGACGACCCTCCCCACGGAGGCCGACACCGCCGAGGGCGTCATCAGCAGCCTGCACTACACGCCGCAGATCAAGTCCGCCGCGAACGACGCCCTCGTCGCCGCGTTCACCCAGGAGCGGAAGAAGAGCGCCAACCAGTACGCCGACGACGGCTGGACCGCCGGGATGGTCCTCGAACAGGCGCTGTCCCAGATCAACGGCGCCCCGACGGCGGAGAACCTCCGGGCCGCCCTGGCGAAGGTCAAGGTGGAGTCCCCCCGCGGCCCGGTGTCCTTCGACGCCTACGGCCAGGCCGTCTACAACATCTACATCCGCAAGGTGGAGCAGCGCGACGGCGGCTGGGTCAACAGCATCGTCTCGACGATCCCCGACGTGAACCAGTTCTTCACCTACGGCGAGGAGAAGTACCTCACCTTCCCCGGCTACGACAAACTCAAGGGAACCTGGGCCAAGTGA
- a CDS encoding branched-chain amino acid ABC transporter permease, with translation MSWLTHTLNGLAYGSLLFLVASGLTITFGLMRTVNLAHGAFYLLGGYLAYDLASRGTDYWLAMVIGVVGAAVAGMAAQRLLLHRLTGQELPQIVLTLGVALVIGDQILAHYGGDPISPPTPPGLTGPVELGALVFPKFRLVLIGIALGLALLVSALLRYTPIGAKVRAAVDDQEMARSVGIRVPLIFLLVFGLGTGLAAFAGVWGGAFTSLSPDSGFEVLLLALVVVVVGGLGSIPGAYVAALAVGLVEEFGRVLFPGWAMFTLYASVALVLALRPQGLLGKAAPR, from the coding sequence ATGAGCTGGCTCACGCACACGCTCAACGGGCTCGCCTACGGGTCGCTGCTCTTCCTGGTGGCCAGCGGGCTGACGATCACGTTCGGGCTGATGCGCACGGTGAACCTCGCGCACGGCGCCTTCTACCTGCTCGGCGGCTACCTGGCGTACGACCTGGCCAGCCGCGGCACCGACTACTGGCTGGCCATGGTGATCGGCGTCGTGGGCGCGGCCGTCGCGGGGATGGCCGCGCAGCGGCTGCTGTTGCACCGGCTCACCGGTCAGGAGCTGCCGCAGATCGTGCTCACGCTCGGCGTCGCGCTCGTCATCGGCGACCAGATCCTCGCCCACTACGGCGGCGATCCGATCTCCCCGCCGACGCCTCCAGGACTGACCGGACCGGTCGAGCTCGGCGCCCTGGTCTTCCCCAAGTTCCGGCTGGTGCTCATCGGCATCGCCCTCGGCCTGGCGCTGCTCGTCAGCGCCCTGCTGCGCTACACCCCGATCGGCGCCAAGGTGCGCGCGGCGGTCGACGACCAGGAGATGGCGCGGAGCGTCGGGATCCGCGTGCCGCTCATCTTCCTGCTCGTCTTCGGGCTCGGCACCGGGCTGGCGGCCTTCGCCGGCGTCTGGGGCGGCGCCTTCACCAGCCTGTCGCCGGACAGCGGGTTCGAGGTGCTGCTGCTCGCGCTCGTGGTCGTGGTCGTGGGCGGCCTCGGCTCCATCCCGGGGGCCTACGTCGCGGCCCTTGCCGTCGGCCTCGTCGAGGAGTTCGGGAGGGTGCTGTTCCCCGGGTGGGCGATGTTCACCCTGTACGCGTCGGTGGCCCTCGTCCTCGCGCTGCGGCCCCAGGGCCTGCTCGGGAAGGCGGCGCCCCGATGA
- a CDS encoding branched-chain amino acid ABC transporter permease encodes MKGRILAVVVAAVLLLAVPVVLDSFSVFVASRILILGLFATAYNVVFGYGGMPSLGHAAFFGIGGYTVGIAITRWAWPMALTMPVALVLGAVAGAVFGLFCLRVRGVYLLLITLALSQAVFGLAFYQTELTGGDNGIPGIPRDGVPTGGGFYLLALAVTAVCVSALWAFQRSPAGMTILGMRESESRMSATGYQVNTIRVMAFAVSGAFSAVAGALEVYLQGSVSTASLSWQISAEVLVFAILGGARRFLGPFLGAAIVTGLEVWVSTYTDRWTTALGVVYILTALFLTDGVLGRLRRLRRGTSPPAEQAPDEPVIVEVRK; translated from the coding sequence ATGAAGGGCCGGATTCTCGCGGTGGTGGTCGCGGCCGTGCTGCTGCTGGCCGTGCCCGTCGTGCTCGACTCGTTCTCCGTGTTCGTCGCGAGCCGGATCCTCATCCTCGGGTTGTTCGCGACGGCGTACAACGTCGTGTTCGGGTACGGCGGCATGCCGTCGCTCGGCCACGCGGCCTTCTTCGGGATCGGCGGCTACACCGTCGGCATCGCCATCACCCGCTGGGCCTGGCCGATGGCGCTCACCATGCCCGTCGCGCTGGTGCTCGGCGCGGTGGCCGGCGCCGTCTTCGGGCTGTTCTGCCTGCGGGTCCGCGGCGTCTACCTGCTGCTGATCACTCTGGCGCTCTCGCAGGCGGTGTTCGGCCTGGCCTTCTACCAGACCGAGCTCACCGGCGGCGACAACGGCATCCCCGGCATCCCCCGCGACGGAGTGCCCACGGGCGGCGGGTTCTACCTTCTCGCCCTGGCCGTCACCGCCGTCTGCGTGTCGGCGCTCTGGGCCTTCCAGCGCTCTCCCGCGGGCATGACCATCCTCGGCATGCGGGAGAGCGAGTCGCGGATGAGCGCGACCGGCTACCAGGTGAACACGATCCGGGTCATGGCCTTCGCCGTGTCCGGCGCGTTCTCCGCGGTGGCCGGGGCACTCGAGGTCTACCTGCAGGGGTCGGTCTCCACCGCCAGCCTGAGCTGGCAGATCAGCGCCGAGGTGCTCGTGTTCGCCATCCTCGGCGGGGCACGCAGGTTCCTCGGCCCGTTCCTCGGCGCGGCCATCGTCACGGGGCTCGAGGTCTGGGTGAGCACCTACACCGACCGCTGGACGACGGCACTCGGCGTGGTCTACATCCTGACGGCGTTGTTTCTCACCGACGGCGTCCTGGGCAGGCTGCGCAGGCTCCGCCGGGGAACCTCGCCGCCGGCCGAACAGGCGCCGGACGAGCCGGTGATCGTGGAGGTGCGGAAATGA
- a CDS encoding ABC transporter ATP-binding protein, producing the protein MNDIAIAGHGVTVRYGAFHANDDVTLVVPAGERRALIGPNGAGKTTLFGVLAGQVRPVGGRVDLLGREVTRRPAHRRARMGLARTFQITNLFGELTVAQNVQLTLAAEARAHWVFWRGPDMLRDRAVEVLAEWDMEHTADWPVRRLAYGQQRVLEIVLAMCRGPRVLLLDEPTAGLAPADAERLTSLVAALPRSITIVMIEHDMAVAFGLADRVSVLQQGRLLAEGTPEEISADQRVIEAYLGEVAHD; encoded by the coding sequence ATGAACGACATCGCCATCGCCGGGCACGGCGTCACCGTCCGGTACGGCGCCTTCCACGCCAACGACGACGTGACCCTGGTCGTGCCCGCGGGGGAGCGGCGCGCCCTGATCGGCCCGAACGGCGCGGGCAAGACGACGTTGTTCGGGGTGCTCGCGGGGCAGGTCAGGCCGGTCGGCGGCCGCGTGGACCTGCTGGGCCGCGAGGTGACCCGGCGGCCGGCGCACCGGCGGGCGCGCATGGGGCTGGCCCGGACGTTCCAGATCACCAACCTCTTCGGCGAGCTCACCGTGGCACAGAACGTGCAGCTCACGCTGGCCGCCGAGGCGCGGGCGCACTGGGTGTTCTGGCGCGGGCCGGACATGTTGCGTGATCGTGCGGTGGAGGTGCTGGCCGAGTGGGACATGGAGCACACGGCCGACTGGCCGGTCCGGCGGCTCGCGTACGGGCAGCAGCGGGTGCTGGAGATCGTGCTCGCCATGTGCCGCGGCCCGCGCGTGCTGCTGCTCGACGAGCCCACCGCCGGACTGGCCCCGGCCGACGCCGAGCGGCTGACCTCGCTCGTCGCCGCGCTGCCCAGGTCCATCACGATCGTCATGATCGAACACGACATGGCGGTGGCGTTCGGGCTCGCGGACCGGGTCAGCGTGCTCCAGCAGGGACGGCTCCTGGCCGAGGGCACGCCCGAGGAGATCTCGGCCGACCAGCGGGTGATCGAGGCCTATCTCGGGGAGGTGGCGCATGACTGA
- a CDS encoding ABC transporter ATP-binding protein has protein sequence MTEALLDVRGVHTYYGSSHVLQGVSLTVREGEVLGILGRNGMGKTTLIHTVSGLLRPREGEITLGGRPIAGAPAERIARAGLSLVPQGHRVFPSLTVRENLKVAARRGAWTIDDVADRFPVLRERWSLPAGKLSGGQQQMLTMGRALVGNGRLVLMDEPTEGLDPQTVARIGDVVDELRRRGTAAILVEQKVDFALRRVDRALVLERGRVVHETADPQALRTDAAALRRLLAVGGS, from the coding sequence ATGACTGAGGCGCTGCTCGACGTACGCGGAGTCCACACCTACTACGGCTCCAGCCACGTGCTCCAAGGCGTGTCGCTGACCGTCCGCGAGGGCGAGGTGCTCGGCATACTCGGGCGCAACGGCATGGGCAAGACCACGCTCATCCACACCGTCAGCGGCCTGCTACGGCCCAGGGAAGGCGAGATCACCCTGGGCGGCAGGCCCATCGCCGGCGCGCCCGCCGAGCGCATCGCCCGTGCCGGGCTCAGCCTCGTCCCTCAGGGGCACCGGGTCTTCCCGTCCCTCACTGTGCGGGAGAACCTCAAGGTCGCCGCGCGCCGTGGCGCGTGGACGATCGACGACGTCGCCGACCGGTTCCCCGTGCTGCGGGAACGGTGGAGCCTGCCGGCCGGGAAGCTCTCGGGCGGGCAGCAGCAGATGCTCACCATGGGCCGGGCCCTGGTGGGCAACGGCCGGCTCGTGCTGATGGACGAGCCCACCGAGGGACTCGACCCGCAGACCGTGGCCAGGATCGGCGACGTCGTCGACGAGCTGCGGCGCCGGGGCACGGCCGCGATCCTGGTGGAGCAGAAGGTCGACTTCGCGCTGCGCCGCGTCGACCGGGCCCTCGTGCTCGAACGCGGGCGGGTCGTCCACGAGACCGCCGACCCGCAGGCGCTGCGTACGGATGCGGCGGCCCTGCGGCGATTGCTCGCCGTGGGAGGGTCCTGA
- a CDS encoding GntR family transcriptional regulator translates to MATYTSKTDMVAATLRELIIAGELRPGSPLRQRDLAERFGVSQTPVREALQRLESEGLVRGDLHKGATVSEADKGATEENFQIRAALESLGAELAAPRIGEADLERLEELNAELAGIPDGDPRYADLNRHFHHLIYEAASSPLLLAIMRLLWQSMPQGPRVLRTHLESTRQHAQIIDALRARDGARAARITREHILGAEHLDNHAP, encoded by the coding sequence GTGGCGACGTACACGAGCAAGACCGACATGGTGGCTGCCACTCTCCGCGAGCTGATCATCGCGGGCGAGTTGCGGCCCGGCTCCCCGCTACGGCAGCGCGATCTGGCCGAGCGGTTCGGGGTCAGCCAGACGCCCGTCCGTGAGGCGTTGCAGCGGCTGGAGTCCGAAGGGCTGGTGCGCGGCGACCTGCACAAGGGGGCGACGGTCAGCGAGGCCGACAAAGGCGCGACGGAGGAGAACTTCCAGATCCGCGCGGCACTGGAGTCCCTCGGCGCCGAGCTGGCCGCCCCGCGCATCGGCGAGGCCGACCTCGAACGGCTGGAAGAGCTCAACGCCGAGCTGGCCGGCATCCCCGACGGGGATCCCCGCTACGCGGACCTCAACCGCCACTTCCACCACCTGATCTACGAAGCCGCCAGCAGCCCGCTGCTGCTCGCGATCATGAGACTGCTCTGGCAGTCGATGCCGCAGGGCCCGCGGGTGTTGCGCACGCATCTGGAGTCCACCCGGCAGCACGCCCAGATCATCGACGCGCTGCGCGCCCGGGACGGCGCGCGGGCGGCCCGGATCACCCGCGAGCACATCCTGGGCGCGGAGCACCTGGACAATCACGCTCCCTGA
- a CDS encoding alpha/beta fold hydrolase: MHQHSASRTSYAVADDGTRLHCEETGTGFPLLFIHEFAGDHRSWEPQVRHFSRSYRCIAYAARGYPPSDVPSQPEQYSQARAVTDAIAVLDHLGIDRAHVVGLSMGGFCALHLGLRHLERAASLVVAGCGYGAQPERQAGFREECEAIATALEAEGAAAFAARYAQGPARVQFQNKDPRGWAEFARMLGEHSTPGSALTMRGVQKSRPSLYDLREELSRLTVPTLIMTGDEDEGCLEPDLMLKRTIPTAGLAVLPRSGHTLNLEEPDLFNRTVGDFLAAVERGAWGRRDPRSLSASTTGIE; this comes from the coding sequence ATGCACCAGCATTCGGCCTCTCGCACGAGCTACGCCGTCGCGGATGACGGGACCAGGCTTCACTGTGAGGAGACCGGGACCGGCTTCCCCCTCCTCTTCATCCACGAGTTCGCCGGCGACCACCGCAGCTGGGAACCTCAGGTCCGGCACTTCTCCCGCTCCTACCGTTGCATCGCCTACGCCGCCCGCGGATACCCGCCGTCGGACGTGCCGTCACAGCCCGAGCAGTACTCGCAGGCCCGGGCCGTGACGGACGCGATCGCGGTGCTCGACCATCTGGGCATCGACCGGGCGCACGTGGTAGGGCTCTCGATGGGCGGCTTCTGCGCCCTGCACCTGGGCCTGCGCCACCTGGAGCGGGCAGCGTCCCTCGTGGTCGCCGGCTGCGGCTACGGCGCCCAGCCGGAGCGGCAGGCAGGCTTCCGCGAGGAGTGCGAGGCCATCGCCACGGCCCTGGAGGCGGAGGGCGCCGCGGCCTTCGCCGCCCGCTACGCGCAGGGGCCCGCACGAGTGCAGTTCCAGAACAAGGACCCGCGCGGCTGGGCCGAGTTCGCGCGCATGCTGGGCGAGCACTCCACCCCGGGCTCCGCGCTCACCATGCGCGGGGTGCAGAAGTCCCGCCCTTCGCTGTACGACCTGCGCGAGGAGCTCTCCCGGCTGACGGTCCCCACGCTGATCATGACCGGCGACGAGGACGAGGGGTGCCTGGAGCCGGACCTGATGCTCAAGCGCACGATCCCCACGGCGGGCCTCGCCGTCCTTCCCAGGTCCGGTCACACCCTCAACCTGGAGGAGCCGGACCTGTTCAACCGCACGGTGGGCGACTTCCTCGCGGCGGTCGAGCGCGGCGCCTGGGGACGGCGTGACCCGCGCTCGTTGTCGGCGAGCACGACCGGCATCGAGTGA
- the solA gene encoding N-methyl-L-tryptophan oxidase, whose protein sequence is MIVIVGAGLMGAATAWELARRGIEVTLIEAYEIGHRNGSSHGTSRIFRRAYADPLYVELTGRAGECWRELEADSGTALLRTTGGLDFGAGHDPEGLARVLAVAGVPHELLSARAAAERWPYIRFDGPVLFHPEAGVVDADATVAACVRRAAELGADVRTNTRVTGIDVRDGVRVCTDDGAELAADTVVVAAGAWLPELADAIGVPLRLPPLRVTQQQVFHFRQRDPGQSWPTLVATDDLDVYGLPSGGDGGAAPAVKVAEHHGGTPTTASTRDGVVDPASRAAVSAWVDKRLPGLDPVPVAEASCLYTVTPDEDFILDRVGPVVMVSPCSGHGAKFAPLIGRMAADLALGQAGPHPRFALRRTEAPS, encoded by the coding sequence ATGATCGTCATCGTCGGTGCCGGACTGATGGGCGCGGCCACCGCCTGGGAGCTCGCCCGCCGCGGCATCGAGGTCACGCTGATCGAGGCGTACGAGATCGGGCACCGCAACGGCAGCTCACACGGCACGTCGCGGATCTTCCGCCGCGCCTACGCCGACCCGCTCTACGTCGAGCTGACCGGGCGGGCGGGGGAGTGCTGGCGCGAGCTGGAGGCGGACTCGGGCACGGCGTTGCTCCGCACGACCGGCGGCCTCGACTTCGGCGCGGGCCACGACCCCGAGGGCCTGGCGCGGGTGCTCGCCGTCGCCGGAGTGCCGCACGAGCTGCTGTCCGCGCGGGCGGCAGCAGAGCGCTGGCCTTACATCCGCTTCGACGGTCCGGTGTTGTTCCACCCCGAGGCCGGGGTGGTGGACGCGGACGCCACGGTGGCGGCGTGCGTGCGGCGGGCCGCCGAACTCGGCGCCGACGTGCGCACGAACACCCGCGTGACCGGCATCGACGTACGCGACGGCGTGCGGGTGTGCACGGACGACGGCGCGGAGCTTGCGGCGGACACGGTCGTGGTGGCGGCCGGGGCGTGGCTGCCCGAGCTGGCCGACGCCATCGGTGTGCCGCTCCGACTGCCGCCGCTGCGGGTCACGCAGCAGCAGGTGTTCCACTTCCGTCAGCGCGATCCCGGCCAGTCGTGGCCGACCCTGGTCGCCACGGACGACCTGGACGTGTACGGCCTGCCGTCGGGAGGCGACGGGGGAGCGGCGCCCGCCGTCAAGGTCGCGGAGCACCACGGCGGCACCCCCACCACCGCGAGCACCCGCGACGGCGTCGTGGACCCCGCCTCCCGGGCCGCCGTCTCCGCATGGGTGGACAAGCGGCTGCCCGGCCTCGACCCCGTGCCCGTCGCCGAGGCCAGCTGCCTCTACACCGTCACGCCGGACGAGGACTTCATCCTGGATCGGGTCGGTCCCGTCGTGATGGTCTCGCCCTGCTCCGGGCATGGAGCCAAGTTCGCCCCGCTGATCGGCCGGATGGCCGCCGACCTGGCGCTCGGCCAGGCCGGCCCGCACCCGCGCTTCGCACTGCGCCGCACCGAAGCCCCCAGTTAA
- a CDS encoding sulfite exporter TauE/SafE family protein yields MTSEKTAPAPARAAHSPVLVFAAGTAVGVLGGMIGLGGAEFRLPLLIALFGFAALPAVIVNKAMSLIVVLAAIPARLAAVPLADLGAHWTVAANLLAGSLLGAWTGASWAVRMRGATLHKVLAALMVPMAGALVLAHTATVGTLMLPGPAQAVAGVVAGFGIGVVAAVMGVAGGELLIPAIVLLYAVDIKTAGSLSLLVSLPTMLVAFARYSRDDSFAVLRANLRFTGIMVAGSIAGALLGGLLLGVVPDLVLIPLLAAILLISAVKLARHSTTGDPVTDR; encoded by the coding sequence GTGACGTCGGAGAAAACCGCACCGGCCCCCGCCCGCGCGGCCCACTCGCCGGTGCTCGTGTTCGCCGCCGGGACGGCGGTGGGCGTGCTGGGCGGGATGATCGGCCTCGGCGGCGCGGAGTTCCGGCTGCCGCTGCTGATCGCGTTGTTCGGGTTCGCCGCGCTGCCGGCGGTCATCGTGAACAAGGCGATGAGCTTGATCGTGGTGCTCGCCGCCATTCCCGCCCGGCTGGCCGCCGTCCCGCTCGCCGACCTGGGCGCGCACTGGACGGTCGCGGCGAATCTGCTGGCCGGGAGCCTACTGGGCGCGTGGACGGGAGCGTCATGGGCGGTGCGGATGCGCGGCGCCACCCTGCACAAAGTGCTCGCCGCCCTGATGGTGCCCATGGCCGGCGCCCTGGTGCTCGCCCACACCGCCACCGTGGGCACGCTGATGCTGCCCGGTCCGGCGCAGGCGGTCGCCGGGGTGGTGGCCGGGTTCGGCATCGGTGTGGTCGCCGCCGTCATGGGCGTGGCCGGCGGCGAACTGCTGATCCCCGCCATCGTGCTGCTGTACGCCGTGGACATCAAGACCGCGGGCAGCCTGTCGTTGCTGGTGTCCCTGCCGACGATGCTGGTGGCCTTCGCCCGTTACAGCCGTGACGACAGCTTTGCCGTGCTCCGCGCCAACCTGCGTTTCACGGGGATCATGGTCGCGGGGTCGATTGCCGGAGCCCTGCTGGGCGGTCTGCTGCTCGGCGTGGTCCCCGACCTGGTGCTCATCCCTCTTCTGGCGGCCATCCTGCTGATCTCGGCGGTCAAGCTGGCCCGGCACTCGACTACTGGTGATCCGGTGACCGACCGTTAA
- a CDS encoding multicopper oxidase family protein → MFEPLFLTDMLLALAAIIAAVVTGGLAGRLARRPAGLRRLRFALYGTATLVVLRLAVAVLILTGGLALADSRLIVQVPLAVLPIAWALMAVRRHDPVMAAHAAAGGVLLSGVWLFIPFDPVIQLIVSVPAVGLSALVGRWRTGGSRLARLPWAAVVYLLAPAVVLGLSYQANVAAAHAGGHHGGSMDWGSGAMPHHAAQARSVDQLTGPRDKTPDARFTLTAARGKVRLGSGREIDALTFNGKAPGPELRVRLGSLVEVTLINTDVEEGVTLHWHGVDVPNAEDGVPGVTQEAVLPGGRHVYRFVPDRPGTFWYHTHRDAAETVERGLFGALIVENPQQAAHQGVEKTVFTHLWPRAEEAIAAFGTADRPSNEAVAAGEPVLLRLINSSEEPHRIHVGGTAYTVTAIDGNPIQGATPLTAGTDLLLAAGGRYDLAFTMPRSTVTLSIDVNEIPNTAALAFSPDGTAPPDTLGMGPLFDPLTYGTAAPAGEDRYDRAFDLRLDDGFGFAMGRFNYVSSSINGRLYPAVPMLMVSAGDRVKVRIANRSLIDHPMHLHGHRIRVLSRNGVPATGSPWWTDTLNVAPGEVFEVAFTAGNPGIWMDHCHNFKHGSEGMVMHLGYAGVTTPYTEDRIPE, encoded by the coding sequence ATGTTCGAGCCCCTCTTCCTCACTGACATGCTGCTGGCCCTCGCCGCGATCATCGCGGCGGTGGTCACCGGCGGGCTGGCGGGACGCCTGGCACGGCGCCCCGCCGGCCTGCGCCGGCTCCGCTTCGCGCTGTACGGCACTGCCACCCTGGTGGTCCTGCGCCTGGCGGTGGCCGTCCTGATCCTCACCGGCGGCCTGGCCCTGGCCGACTCGCGGCTGATCGTCCAGGTGCCGCTGGCGGTGCTGCCGATCGCCTGGGCCCTGATGGCTGTCCGCCGTCACGACCCCGTCATGGCCGCCCACGCCGCCGCGGGCGGGGTCCTGCTGTCGGGCGTGTGGTTGTTCATCCCCTTCGACCCGGTCATCCAGCTGATCGTCTCGGTGCCGGCCGTCGGGCTGTCCGCCCTCGTGGGCAGGTGGCGTACCGGCGGCTCACGACTGGCGCGCCTGCCGTGGGCGGCCGTCGTGTACCTGCTCGCCCCCGCCGTGGTCCTGGGCCTGTCCTACCAGGCCAACGTCGCCGCCGCACACGCCGGCGGCCATCACGGCGGGTCGATGGACTGGGGGAGCGGCGCCATGCCGCACCACGCTGCCCAGGCCAGGTCCGTTGATCAGCTCACCGGCCCGCGCGACAAGACGCCGGACGCGCGCTTCACGCTCACCGCGGCGCGCGGCAAGGTGCGGCTCGGCTCGGGTCGCGAGATCGACGCACTGACCTTCAACGGCAAGGCGCCAGGCCCCGAACTCCGCGTACGGCTGGGTTCGCTCGTCGAGGTGACCCTGATCAACACCGATGTCGAGGAGGGCGTGACCCTGCACTGGCACGGCGTCGACGTGCCCAACGCCGAGGACGGCGTGCCCGGCGTCACCCAGGAGGCCGTCCTGCCGGGAGGCCGGCACGTGTACCGGTTCGTCCCCGACCGTCCGGGCACGTTCTGGTACCACACCCACCGGGACGCCGCCGAGACCGTCGAGCGCGGGTTGTTCGGCGCCCTGATCGTGGAGAACCCCCAGCAGGCCGCCCACCAGGGGGTGGAGAAGACGGTGTTCACCCACCTGTGGCCGCGGGCGGAGGAGGCGATCGCCGCCTTCGGCACCGCCGACCGGCCCTCCAATGAGGCCGTGGCCGCGGGGGAGCCGGTCCTGCTCAGGCTGATCAACAGCTCGGAGGAGCCGCACCGCATCCACGTCGGCGGCACGGCGTACACCGTGACCGCCATCGACGGCAACCCGATCCAGGGAGCGACACCGCTGACCGCCGGGACCGACCTCCTGCTGGCCGCAGGCGGACGATACGACCTCGCCTTCACCATGCCCCGGAGCACGGTGACGCTGTCCATCGACGTCAACGAGATCCCCAACACCGCGGCACTGGCCTTCAGCCCCGACGGCACGGCCCCGCCCGACACACTCGGCATGGGACCGCTGTTCGACCCGCTCACGTACGGCACCGCCGCCCCGGCCGGCGAAGACCGCTACGACCGCGCCTTCGACCTCAGACTGGACGACGGATTCGGCTTCGCCATGGGCCGGTTCAACTACGTCAGCAGCTCGATCAACGGGCGGCTCTACCCCGCCGTCCCCATGCTGATGGTGAGCGCGGGTGACCGCGTCAAGGTGCGCATCGCCAACCGCAGCCTCATCGACCACCCGATGCACCTGCACGGCCACCGGATTCGCGTCCTGTCACGCAACGGCGTGCCGGCCACGGGCAGCCCGTGGTGGACCGACACGCTCAACGTGGCTCCCGGCGAGGTGTTCGAGGTCGCCTTCACGGCCGGCAACCCCGGCATCTGGATGGACCACTGCCACAACTTCAAGCACGGCTCGGAGGGCATGGTCATGCACCTCGGGTACGCGGGCGTCACCACCCCGTACACCG